GATATGCTCCCCCGGCAGAGGTCGCGCCGCAACTCGATCAGGTTATTCACGAGCGCTTGCGATTGGGCATCGTAAGTGCCCTGGCGGTGAATGACACGTTGAGCTTTGCAGATCTGAAACGGCTTCTCAATTCCACCGACGGGAATCTCAGTGTGCACGCGCGCAAGTTGGAGGACGCTGGGTATGTCGAGTGCAGCAAATCGTTCCAGGGACGAATTCCTCGAACGGAGTATTCGCTGACGACGACCGGCAGGAAAGCGCTGGAGAAATACCTGGAGCAGATGGAAGGCATCATTCGGGGGACGCGGAATCCCTAGCAACCAGTAATCAGCAGTCAGCATGAGTCAAAAAGGCTGGAAGAAGGCCGCATCTTCCGGGCTGCCTTGCCACGTTGCTTTGTAAGGTAAAGTAGTTTGGATATTTCGAATGCATACAGACGGTAATTTCCCCGCAGTGCTGCAGGTGATGGCGTTCCTCGCGTCGGGTATGCTGGCGGGCGTCCTCGTGCTTACGAGCCTATATGGGTTCGCGCGCCGGAAGATCTGGGCCAGGAAGACATTCGCTGCGCTGCTGGCAGGCGCAGGGCTCTATTTTCTCCTGCTGGCTGGTTTCTCGATTTTCAGTCGCGAGCAGATTTTGCCGAGAGGCGAAGAGAAGTACTTCTGCGAGATGGATTGTCATCTCGCCTATTCGGTTTCCAATGTGCAGTGGGTTGGGGCCGGACCGCGGCAAAAGCTTGCAGTGACGGTGCGAACGTGGTTCGACGAAAAAACAATCTCGGCACAACGCCCGCAAAATGCGCCACTCACGCCGAATCCGAGAAGAGTAGTGCTGGTCGACTCCGCCGGACGCGTCTGGGCGCCAATGGAGATTCAGGGTACCCCTTTGGAACAACCGTTGATTCCCGGCCAGTCCTATACCACGGTGTTCATCTTTCCAACCGTGCAGCAGTCAGGATTGCGTCTGCTGATCACATCCACCGACGGGCCGATGGTGCTGCTGATTGGAAATGAAATGAGTTGGGGACACAAGAAAACCTTTTTCGCGCTCTGAAGACGCAACCGTGGCGTTCTGATCTCCTCGAATCAATAACGAAACAGGTAGGAAACTTTCACGAAGATCTGGCGGCCGTCGTTGATGAAGCGGCTGCGAGTGCGCAGGAGGCCGTCCGGGGTATTGGCTAGCGATGGATCGAGGTTTTCGAGGTTGCTGTTATACCCGACGTAGACGGCCGTTCCAGGGTGGACGAGATAGGTGAACAGGACATCGGCGTTGAAGTTTTTCGTGTTCTGCAGCGTAGTTAGTGCCGGGTTAGAGAGCACGGCGTTGTACTGGCCGATAAAACGCAGAGAGAACGCGCTGGTGAATTGGTAGTTCCATTTGGAGCGAACGATGTGGGAATTGAAGATATTCTGACCAGTTACTTTGTCTCGAAGCCGGCTGAGCAGGTACGTATTGCTGATGCTGAGGCCGCGCAGTGGGCGAATGTTGAGACTGGCCTGGCCGAAGCTGGAATTTCCGATGACTGGCGGTCCCATGCGAGGCGAGTAATTGGTGTCCTGACCCCAATTGAATTCGGCGTTAAAGGTCCAGAGTTTGGAAATAGCTGTGCCCAGGAAGAATCCAAGCTGGTGATGCGCATAGTCCTGATTCTGGACGAGCGTATCGTAATCGATTGGCCGGAGGCGCTCGTGACCAAAGTTTTCGTAGATTCCTAGAACGGTCTGGGCTTTGAATACCCAGCGATAGTTGATGTTCTCGAAATATTCCAGGCGCGTTCCGGAATGATCCCAGTTGTTGATGGTGGACAGCGTAGGACCGTGCCAAACGAGTTTGCCGTTCTTGTTCTTGGAATAGAACTTGTAACCGACGAGATTGTTGGAGGCGCGAATGTCAGGGCGACGATAAAAGCCGGTGAGGGTCTCAAACCCAGGTGCGGTATCGATGTAAAGAGAGTTGAACTCAAGCGCGTGCGAGCTGCGCTCGACGTATGCCTGGTAAGAAGGCCCTGCGCTGCGAGAGCCGTCGTTGAACTTGGTGGAACTCGCCAAAGCCTGGAAGGTCGTAATCCAATTCTTGTTGAAGCGGAGCTTACCGTCGACGCCACCGACGCGGTTGAAGCCGACCAGGCAGAGATCATCCGTGCAGGAAGTCGTTGGCACCGTTTTCAGTTCACGATCGGTATAGATGACGCCGATGTTGGAATCCTTCCAGAGATCGCGACTGACGCGGAGAATTCCGTAGTATGCGCGATGGCCGCTGAGCGGATCGGATTGGATGACCGATTTGCCGGGCAGTCGGTCGTCCGCAAAGAGCGAACCGATGCTCCACTTATCAACCTTCCCGCTAAGCCTTATCCCATAGGTCGGATCGGCGATACGGCGGGTGAAAACAAGGTTGACCGGGGTATCGAAGTAGCCGGCATTTTCCTGGAAGAAAGGCCGTTTCTCCGGAAAGAACACCTCGAACCGCTGGTTGATGGTGGTCTGCGGTTCGTCAGACTCGACCTGCGCGAAGTCGGGATTGATGGTTGTATCGAGCACGAGGGAGTCTTTGAGAACGAACTTGGCGTCGAGTCCGGTGCGCATCTGGGCAAGGCGGTTGGAATATGTCGCCTGGTCAGGGTTGCGCGTGTCGAGCGAATGAAAGCTGGTGAATGAGCCGTAGGGATTCAGTTGGATGTTGCGTCCGGGCGAAATCTCTTTCATGCCAGTGGCGGCAATTTCCTGGGTCAGGAATCCCTGTTGGGTGCTGCTGATCGCGGGAAAGAACGATGCCTCATTGTTTCGCGGAATATCGCGCTCGAACAGTATCCCCCAACGCTGTTCGGCGGTGTGCGGAAAGCGAAGTGACTTGAATGGAATCTCGAACCATGCGACGTAGCCTTGCTTGGTCAGATGGGCGGAGGAGTTCCAGACTGTATCGAAGGAAAAATCGATATTGTCGTTGCCCTCGGTCCAGGCTGCATCCTGCTGCACGCCGACGGGATTTACGTAGAAGGTGTAGGCGTGGCGGTGATCGTAGAAGGAGTCGATCATGAAACCCGCCTGATCATCTTCCTGGATGTCCTCGCGTCGGTTCATATGCGCCCGGATCTTGGAAGGCTCTCGGTCGAAGCAAAGGAAGATGACATAGAGATTCTTGGGTGTATAGCCGACGAACGCCTCCGTTCGCTCCGATGCGGCCCTGCCGTCTGTTGGGCTGCGCTGGATAAAAGCAGTGATTCTTGTCATCTTACGCGCGAGATCGGAGGACGGCTGCATTCCGGCAAAGTCCTCGAGGGCAGGGGCACGTTCAATGCGGGGGATGTCTATGGAACTGAGGCGAAGGTGGGCCGCAGACTCGATGCTGTCCTGACCATGACAAATAGCAGGAAGCAAAACAAGAATGAGAATGGCGATTGAGGAAAGTCGTGACGCAGACAAACCGAAACAGTGTGTCTTGTCTTCCACGCGCTCCTCGCGATGTACCAGCAGCTTGCCCCAAGGCAGCTTCGGAAACGGGGTCTTTCCTTAGACGGAAGCAGGAGGAAAAGGTCACGTTGGAAGCGAGCACACAGCATGGGTATAGAGGGTTTTCTCTGGTGAGGGCTCGTGATTATGCGAATGCACGTAAGAGCTACTCGCTGAAGGTTTGGCCCCAGAGTTCGTTCGCGGTTTCGAATTCCAACGCGATCTTGTTGAGGTCGCCGTCGAGGGATGGTTCGGAGTAGGCAACCCGGGCGGCTGAGCTCAGGTTCTTTTCGCGCCACGATAGCTGGACGTGGTTGCCGACCGGAATATCGGAGCGCGTGAGCAAGAGGCAGCCGTGCTTGCTGATCAGGACCGTTTCAGCGGGCTCGATGCGCTCGTGCAAGTTGTCCTGCCATTTGAGTTCGAGGAAGAAGCGTTGGGCGAGCCGCTGCGAGCGACGCTGGGAGATTGCAGGAACTGTGGTTCGGCGGGTGAGTATTTGCGCGTATTCCATCGGCAGGTCAAGCCAGCGAACGCCGAAATACTCTCCTTTGCGTGCGTGAATGACCTGTGCGGGGAGTTCGGCGAAGAAACCCTTCTCGACTTCAAATGTCAGCAAAACGCGATCGAGCGGGCGGAAGGGATGATTTTTGCTCGCGATCAGCATGCCGCCAAGGCTGACATTGACGCTCGCGCCTTCCAACGAACGTCCGCCGCTCTCGATGTGAACAGCGGTTACGAATCGAACGCGGGTGAAAGCTCGGCGGCACACCTGGTGCCATGCGGGAATCGCACTCATGGTCAATTGCTCCAGTTGGGGGAGGGCAGGGCGGAATGCCGTGAAGCGATCCGGGGGTGGATCCGGTTGGGGGAGGGCGGCTGTTTAATTCGAGCCATCATGCCCAGTGAGCATAGGCGCGCGTGTACAAGTGGACAATATTACGAAAGGAGATTGGGAAAGTGGACATCGTACGAAGGTAATGAAAGCAACAGAAGACCGTAAATGGGGAGAGCAACAGAAGAATCGAAAATCGGGTAAACCGAACAAAGGGAAACCCCATTCGAGCTAAACGAAGCGCCTGAATGGGGCTGCGAGTTCAAAATAAGTCGTAGATTAGGGTTGCGCAAGCGCGTTCTGGTGAAGGCCGGTCAGGGCCTCTTCGGCGGTGAGCACCTCGCTGATTGCATGGATAATGGACGCAACGCGGATAGCCTGGAGGATCTGCTCCTCGCTCAGGCCTTTTTCACGCACTGCTTTTTCGTGAGAATCCATGCAGGCCTCGCAGTTATGAATGGCTGAGACTGCGACGCACCACAGTTCGAAATCGGCGTGTTCGGCGCCATGAGTGCGCAGGACGTTCATCCGCAGGCGAGCCGGAATCGTGCGGTACTTCTCGTTGGAAACCGAGTGCAGGTATCGATAGTAAACATTGTTCATGCCCATGATTGCCGCGGCTGCTTTCGCGGCTTCAAGTACGGCGGCGGGAACGCGCGACGAGGTTTCGGCAACGGCGGCGGCTATCAGGCGCTGGTTTCCGGAAGCGATGGCGCAGGCGACAACTGTTCCCCAACGCTGAGCGTCGGTGAGAATCGCGTCCTGTCGGACCAAAGACGAGTAGTTCAGCTTCAGGTCTTTGGCGTAATCGGGAAGAGAGTCGATGAGTGTGTCCATGAGTCCTGCTTTCCGGAGGTCTTAGGTACGAGGTACGAGGTACGAGATTTCTACCTCGTACCTCGAGTCTCAAACTCGTACCCTCTTAGACGGTGAGGGTTTCTTCGCCCTTCTGCCAGTTGCAGGGGCAGAGTTCGTCGGTCTGGAGGGCGTCGAGCACGCGCAGGACTTCCTGCGGATTGCGGCCCACGGAGAGGTCGGTCACATAGGCAAAACGGATGACACCATCGGGATCGACGATGTAAGTGGCGCGCTGGGCCACACCGGCCTCCGGATCGAGGATGCCGAGCTGGCCGGTGAGGTCGCGCTTAATGTCAGCGAGCATCGGGAACGGCAGATCCTTCAGGTCCCCGTGGTGGGTGCGCCAGGCGTGGTGCACGAACTCGGAGTCGATGGAGCCGCCAAGAATCTGCGCGTCGCGATCGGCAAATTCCTTGTTCAGCTTTCCGAATGCCGCGATTTCTGTCGGGCAGACGAAGGTGAAGTCCTTGGGCCAGAAGAAGTAAACTTTCCACTTGCCGGGATAATCCAGGTTCGTGATTTCTTTGAATTCTTCTCCCTTTTTCAGGCTGACGGTTGCGGTCAGTTTGAAGTCAGGGAACTGTTCTCCTACACCTAGCATTGCATTCTCCTGTTTGAGTTATTTGCTTATCTATTGCTTCGAAGCGGATCTGGAGCATCTTTCGCAGACTCCGTGGAGTTCCACGCTGATGCCCTGAACCCGAAAACCTTTAGGGATTTTGCCGATTATGTGCGGCGCTTCGAGTGCACCTTCGTCGAGATCGAAAACTGCTTTGCATTTCGTGCAGACGAGGTGAGGATGTGGTTCGGTCACGGGGTCAACGCGGAGCGAACCGTGATGCAGGCTGAGTTCTCGCAGAACACCGCTTTCAACGAAAGTGTGCAGGGTCTTGTAGACGGTCGCCAGCGAGATACTCGGTATCTGCTTGCAAACGACCGCGTAGACCTCCTCCG
The window above is part of the Terriglobia bacterium genome. Proteins encoded here:
- a CDS encoding PilZ domain-containing protein, coding for MSAIPAWHQVCRRAFTRVRFVTAVHIESGGRSLEGASVNVSLGGMLIASKNHPFRPLDRVLLTFEVEKGFFAELPAQVIHARKGEYFGVRWLDLPMEYAQILTRRTTVPAISQRRSQRLAQRFFLELKWQDNLHERIEPAETVLISKHGCLLLTRSDIPVGNHVQLSWREKNLSSAARVAYSEPSLDGDLNKIALEFETANELWGQTFSE
- a CDS encoding Fur family transcriptional regulator, with protein sequence MQQAPQKTEFRELCRRHGLAVTHQRAVIYQSLMSAPGHPSPEEVYAVVCKQIPSISLATVYKTLHTFVESGVLRELSLHHGSLRVDPVTEPHPHLVCTKCKAVFDLDEGALEAPHIIGKIPKGFRVQGISVELHGVCERCSRSASKQ
- a CDS encoding transcriptional regulator; protein product: MAERKEKRASMVDSPGRRLQRYAPPAEVAPQLDQVIHERLRLGIVSALAVNDTLSFADLKRLLNSTDGNLSVHARKLEDAGYVECSKSFQGRIPRTEYSLTTTGRKALEKYLEQMEGIIRGTRNP
- a CDS encoding DUF5916 domain-containing protein, with translation MTRITAFIQRSPTDGRAASERTEAFVGYTPKNLYVIFLCFDREPSKIRAHMNRREDIQEDDQAGFMIDSFYDHRHAYTFYVNPVGVQQDAAWTEGNDNIDFSFDTVWNSSAHLTKQGYVAWFEIPFKSLRFPHTAEQRWGILFERDIPRNNEASFFPAISSTQQGFLTQEIAATGMKEISPGRNIQLNPYGSFTSFHSLDTRNPDQATYSNRLAQMRTGLDAKFVLKDSLVLDTTINPDFAQVESDEPQTTINQRFEVFFPEKRPFFQENAGYFDTPVNLVFTRRIADPTYGIRLSGKVDKWSIGSLFADDRLPGKSVIQSDPLSGHRAYYGILRVSRDLWKDSNIGVIYTDRELKTVPTTSCTDDLCLVGFNRVGGVDGKLRFNKNWITTFQALASSTKFNDGSRSAGPSYQAYVERSSHALEFNSLYIDTAPGFETLTGFYRRPDIRASNNLVGYKFYSKNKNGKLVWHGPTLSTINNWDHSGTRLEYFENINYRWVFKAQTVLGIYENFGHERLRPIDYDTLVQNQDYAHHQLGFFLGTAISKLWTFNAEFNWGQDTNYSPRMGPPVIGNSSFGQASLNIRPLRGLSISNTYLLSRLRDKVTGQNIFNSHIVRSKWNYQFTSAFSLRFIGQYNAVLSNPALTTLQNTKNFNADVLFTYLVHPGTAVYVGYNSNLENLDPSLANTPDGLLRTRSRFINDGRQIFVKVSYLFRY
- a CDS encoding peroxiredoxin, giving the protein MLGVGEQFPDFKLTATVSLKKGEEFKEITNLDYPGKWKVYFFWPKDFTFVCPTEIAAFGKLNKEFADRDAQILGGSIDSEFVHHAWRTHHGDLKDLPFPMLADIKRDLTGQLGILDPEAGVAQRATYIVDPDGVIRFAYVTDLSVGRNPQEVLRVLDALQTDELCPCNWQKGEETLTV
- a CDS encoding carboxymuconolactone decarboxylase family protein, whose protein sequence is MDTLIDSLPDYAKDLKLNYSSLVRQDAILTDAQRWGTVVACAIASGNQRLIAAAVAETSSRVPAAVLEAAKAAAAIMGMNNVYYRYLHSVSNEKYRTIPARLRMNVLRTHGAEHADFELWCVAVSAIHNCEACMDSHEKAVREKGLSEEQILQAIRVASIIHAISEVLTAEEALTGLHQNALAQP